A part of Candidatus Electrothrix aestuarii genomic DNA contains:
- a CDS encoding OmpA family protein, with protein sequence MKLMQKVTPRLALYISLGILLYIALAGYHAQSKKKHEEQAATAQTQEKIHTLQSQVTEYKQDLVDAKAEEKRLLSKLNKIKQEKKAVAEVAPKAAPSGEKSRVSAEQLQKAEARIQQLQEQLENANKKLSEKVGKENSASKQLLQKLKETEQELQNQKTLLVQIQERRRADLQQISQLEEAQQEKADHIKETEQLVAELSGRLEQSKAQLTEATTRLSLASNAAQKAQLKAEAMLQYGKEKDRMLAPSEQKAATLEKQLIDQQTQIEQLTATLETAKKELETAKKNNQQLAEQVTTLSATGTAQQQELATLKEQLQKAGREQREKQIAYDDQEAALAEARTQLETLSAEKKTLTEKLDELSLVVQEKEAQQARLTEAQAQLEKLAAEKESLAGKVEEFSQLVQEKEAQQALFTEAQAQLEKLAAEKESLTGKVDELSELLKAQKTLHQAELEKEKLALHSNIGQLTEQLTAKEKELAQQKELLLEAASQITALHATEKRSKLKIEALLKYGKEKERLLAPSQEEITALQKQLEEKQQELATAQKELAERTASGKELVNQVASLTESTLVRNKETEKLNQELAEAKASIEQLTGELTETKAALETAETNYATSQEKEQALQQSLAGKDEELTVVRAEIERLTTELEDQKSRTQELTQERERLTAELEAAKAKETELSQQVEVKTEELSAATTAVEEAKNSVASAQEKVTNLETQLADKEASQTAAQEKISALEAQVADLLPLQEQLQSAQEQVATLEAELANMEGLQAQLATNQEKITSLETQLSELPTTVEEFNAVQEKVASLEAQLTQTETQAAELVAAQEKAATLEAQVTELQQETAKITEAQEKIAELEKQLAEAGTLAEQLATEQKKTAALEAKLTELQAVEQQSTETEEKIAALTAELDQAKAQITELSAAGEEKEKLATELADAQAKLTELAKTQEEAGSKATALEEELNTLKASLEEKDQALTAQTEALAQAQTTLAAQAATADQTDAIKKSAEESQAELANAKEELSALQARVKELEEEIIRLKEQLSQQSNAEPAQEVAQETMAAQVAAPAEAEQETVQQQNEQEEEVQEEEAPAEEADAATENPAEQEQVAPVEQEEQAEAINAEDTEEETVESPAQQEAEDSASLDSDNDGNVDATIILSGVNFTTGTAKLTDEAVSSLKKTAKLLKTHAAGKRFEVAGYTDSVGSPKRNQQISEQRAQSVRKFLVEQGIDGALLVSKGYGQENPIADNNTAEGRAMNRRVELHQITAE encoded by the coding sequence ATGAAACTCATGCAAAAAGTAACACCGCGCTTAGCGCTTTATATCTCGCTCGGTATCCTGCTCTATATTGCTCTTGCAGGGTATCATGCTCAGAGCAAAAAAAAACATGAAGAGCAGGCGGCTACGGCCCAGACTCAGGAAAAAATTCACACGCTACAAAGCCAGGTTACTGAATACAAGCAAGACCTCGTTGATGCCAAGGCCGAAGAGAAGCGACTCCTTTCTAAATTAAATAAAATAAAACAAGAGAAAAAAGCCGTTGCCGAGGTCGCACCAAAAGCAGCTCCCTCTGGAGAGAAGAGCAGAGTTTCTGCTGAACAATTACAAAAAGCTGAAGCCCGCATTCAGCAGCTGCAAGAACAGCTGGAAAATGCCAATAAAAAATTAAGCGAGAAAGTTGGAAAAGAAAACAGCGCCAGCAAACAACTCCTGCAAAAACTCAAAGAGACTGAGCAGGAACTGCAAAACCAAAAAACATTGCTCGTTCAGATACAGGAACGACGCCGGGCCGACCTACAACAAATTTCCCAACTTGAAGAAGCGCAGCAGGAGAAAGCTGATCACATCAAAGAAACAGAGCAACTCGTTGCAGAGCTCTCTGGCCGCCTGGAGCAGTCTAAGGCCCAGCTGACGGAGGCCACCACCAGACTTTCTCTTGCGAGCAACGCCGCACAAAAGGCCCAGCTTAAAGCTGAGGCCATGCTCCAGTACGGAAAAGAAAAAGACCGTATGCTGGCTCCTTCTGAGCAAAAAGCAGCTACCCTGGAAAAACAGCTTATTGATCAGCAAACGCAGATTGAACAGCTGACAGCCACCCTTGAGACAGCGAAAAAAGAGCTGGAAACTGCCAAGAAGAATAACCAGCAACTTGCCGAGCAGGTCACCACCTTAAGCGCGACCGGAACTGCTCAGCAGCAGGAACTTGCAACCCTGAAAGAACAATTGCAAAAGGCTGGTCGTGAACAGCGAGAAAAGCAGATCGCCTATGATGATCAAGAGGCTGCCTTGGCTGAAGCACGAACACAGCTGGAAACGTTGAGCGCTGAGAAGAAAACACTTACTGAAAAACTGGATGAACTTTCCCTGGTTGTTCAGGAAAAAGAAGCACAGCAAGCTCGACTCACTGAAGCGCAGGCTCAGCTGGAAAAACTGGCCGCAGAAAAGGAAAGCCTTGCTGGCAAAGTAGAAGAGTTTTCTCAGCTTGTTCAAGAAAAAGAGGCCCAGCAGGCCCTATTCACTGAAGCGCAGGCTCAGCTGGAAAAACTGGCCGCAGAAAAGGAAAGCCTTACCGGCAAAGTAGACGAACTCTCTGAACTGCTGAAAGCACAAAAGACCCTGCATCAGGCTGAACTGGAAAAAGAGAAACTGGCTCTGCATAGCAATATCGGACAGCTGACAGAGCAGCTCACTGCCAAAGAAAAGGAATTGGCGCAGCAAAAAGAGCTTCTGCTCGAAGCAGCCTCCCAAATAACAGCCCTCCATGCAACAGAGAAAAGATCCAAACTCAAAATCGAGGCCTTGCTCAAGTACGGCAAAGAAAAAGAACGCCTCCTCGCCCCTTCCCAGGAAGAGATTACAGCGTTGCAAAAACAGCTGGAAGAAAAACAGCAAGAGCTTGCAACTGCACAAAAAGAACTGGCAGAACGCACGGCCAGTGGCAAGGAATTAGTCAATCAGGTTGCCAGCCTGACAGAATCCACCCTTGTTCGTAATAAGGAAACAGAAAAGTTAAACCAGGAACTTGCTGAGGCAAAGGCCTCTATTGAGCAACTGACAGGCGAACTTACTGAAACCAAGGCAGCTCTGGAGACTGCTGAGACAAATTACGCAACCTCCCAGGAAAAAGAACAGGCCTTACAGCAAAGTCTTGCTGGTAAGGATGAAGAGCTGACTGTTGTCCGGGCAGAAATTGAGCGTTTAACCACTGAGCTTGAGGACCAAAAGTCCAGGACGCAGGAGTTAACCCAAGAGCGGGAGCGCCTCACTGCTGAACTTGAAGCAGCAAAAGCAAAAGAAACTGAGCTTAGCCAGCAAGTAGAAGTAAAGACTGAAGAGCTGAGTGCTGCAACAACCGCTGTAGAGGAGGCAAAAAACTCTGTTGCCTCTGCCCAGGAAAAGGTTACAAATCTGGAAACACAGCTGGCTGATAAGGAAGCAAGTCAGACGGCTGCTCAAGAAAAAATCAGCGCTTTGGAAGCACAGGTTGCTGACCTCCTGCCCTTACAGGAGCAGCTCCAGTCTGCGCAGGAGCAGGTTGCAACTCTGGAGGCCGAGTTGGCCAATATGGAAGGCTTGCAGGCACAGCTGGCTACGAATCAGGAAAAAATAACCTCTTTGGAAACACAGCTCTCCGAGTTACCCACTACGGTTGAAGAATTCAACGCAGTGCAGGAAAAAGTCGCAAGCCTGGAGGCTCAACTTACTCAGACAGAAACACAGGCTGCTGAACTTGTTGCTGCTCAGGAGAAAGCCGCGACTCTGGAGGCACAGGTTACAGAACTCCAGCAAGAAACTGCCAAAATTACTGAGGCCCAGGAAAAGATTGCTGAGCTGGAGAAGCAGTTAGCTGAAGCAGGCACTCTGGCAGAACAACTGGCAACAGAGCAGAAGAAAACAGCTGCTCTGGAAGCAAAGCTGACCGAGCTCCAGGCAGTTGAACAGCAGTCTACAGAAACCGAAGAAAAAATAGCAGCCTTGACAGCTGAGCTGGATCAAGCCAAGGCCCAGATTACTGAACTCAGTGCGGCTGGGGAGGAAAAAGAAAAGCTGGCAACAGAGCTTGCTGATGCTCAGGCAAAACTGACCGAGCTGGCCAAAACCCAGGAAGAAGCTGGCAGCAAGGCAACAGCTCTTGAGGAAGAGCTGAACACCCTGAAAGCGAGCCTGGAAGAAAAAGATCAGGCACTGACCGCCCAAACTGAGGCTCTGGCCCAAGCGCAGACAACTTTGGCTGCACAGGCTGCAACAGCTGACCAGACTGATGCAATCAAGAAAAGCGCAGAAGAATCTCAGGCCGAGCTGGCAAATGCAAAAGAGGAACTCAGCGCCTTGCAGGCACGGGTAAAAGAGCTGGAAGAAGAAATAATCCGCCTCAAGGAACAGCTGAGCCAGCAGAGCAATGCAGAGCCTGCGCAAGAGGTTGCGCAGGAAACTATGGCAGCGCAGGTTGCTGCTCCTGCTGAAGCAGAGCAGGAAACTGTACAGCAACAGAACGAACAAGAAGAGGAAGTACAGGAAGAGGAAGCTCCTGCCGAAGAAGCAGATGCAGCAACAGAGAATCCTGCAGAACAAGAGCAGGTAGCTCCTGTTGAACAGGAAGAACAAGCAGAGGCAATTAATGCAGAAGATACAGAAGAAGAAACTGTCGAATCTCCTGCCCAACAAGAAGCCGAAGACTCTGCAAGCCTGGATAGCGATAATGATGGCAACGTGGACGCCACCATCATTCTTTCCGGTGTGAATTTTACAACAGGTACTGCCAAGCTGACGGATGAGGCCGTAAGCAGTCTAAAAAAAACAGCAAAGCTACTGAAAACGCATGCTGCTGGAAAACGCTTTGAAGTAGCCGGGTATACTGACAGCGTGGGCAGCCCGAAAAGGAATCAGCAGATATCTGAGCAACGGGCACAATCTGTACGCAAATTTCTGGTCGAGCAAGGTATAGACGGAGCACTCCTTGTCAGTAAAGGGTACGGCCAGGAAAACCCCATTGCAGACAACAACACTGCGGAAGGCCGGGCCATGAATCGAAGAGTTGAGCTCCATCAAATAACCGCTGAGTAA
- the glgB gene encoding 1,4-alpha-glucan branching protein GlgB: MKPNHSQGIAAPASWLGDLDKYLFGEGTHERAYEKLGAHLVTFDNQEGTVFSVWAPNAQKVSVIGDFNEWDGDANPMQASNSGIWTIFIPGVTEHTVYKYRITTKHNEQFDKSDPYGFAMEFRPATGSIVTNLDNYQWQDGDWVDNRAKRQPLDGPISIYEVHAGSWRMEPDKEWGQRYLTYRELADQLIPYVLEMGYTHIELLPIAEHPFDGSWGYQVIGFFAPTSRFGTPQDFMYFIDQCHQHNIGVILDWVPAHFPKDGAGLNYFDGTHLYAHEDPRQGEHQDWGTMIFNYGRNEVRSFLISNALFWIDKYHIDGLRVDAVASMLYLDYSREEGQWIPNEHGGRENLAAISFLQKTNEVVHGIYPGVLTVAEESTSWPMVSRPTWLGGLGFSLKWNMGWMHDTLSYMAHDSIHRRFHHNEMTFGMLYAFQENFTLPISHDEVVHGKGSLINKMSGDEWQKFASLRTYLGFMWSYSGKKLLFMGCEFGQWQEWNNEKGLEWNALTANTHQGVQRYVADLNKVYRSEPALYENDYEWSGFSWINANDSDNSVFSFIRKAKKTDDFLVVICNFTPVIREEYRIGVPKGGQYREIINSDLAVYQGSGVCNNELRTISEQSYGMDHSLMLTLPPLATLILKPE; encoded by the coding sequence ATGAAACCAAATCACTCGCAAGGAATCGCCGCTCCAGCAAGCTGGCTCGGAGATCTGGACAAATATCTGTTCGGTGAAGGCACCCATGAACGGGCCTATGAAAAACTCGGAGCTCATCTTGTCACCTTTGATAACCAGGAAGGCACCGTCTTTTCAGTTTGGGCGCCCAATGCCCAAAAGGTATCTGTAATAGGTGATTTTAATGAATGGGACGGCGATGCCAACCCTATGCAAGCCAGTAATTCTGGAATCTGGACGATTTTTATTCCAGGGGTAACAGAGCATACCGTCTATAAGTACAGAATCACCACCAAACATAATGAGCAGTTTGACAAGTCTGACCCCTACGGCTTTGCAATGGAGTTTCGTCCTGCTACTGGTTCCATAGTGACCAACCTGGACAACTATCAATGGCAGGATGGAGATTGGGTAGACAACCGCGCCAAACGGCAACCGCTGGATGGTCCTATCTCTATCTACGAAGTTCATGCAGGCTCTTGGCGGATGGAACCGGATAAAGAATGGGGCCAGCGCTATCTCACCTATCGTGAGCTGGCAGACCAACTGATCCCCTATGTGCTGGAAATGGGCTATACCCATATCGAGCTGTTGCCCATTGCCGAGCATCCCTTTGATGGCTCCTGGGGCTACCAGGTCATCGGCTTTTTTGCTCCGACCAGCCGCTTCGGTACGCCGCAGGATTTCATGTATTTTATAGATCAATGTCATCAGCATAATATCGGGGTGATCCTGGATTGGGTACCTGCCCATTTCCCAAAAGATGGGGCCGGGCTCAACTACTTTGACGGCACCCATCTCTACGCCCATGAAGACCCCCGCCAGGGCGAACACCAGGACTGGGGCACCATGATCTTTAATTATGGTCGCAATGAAGTTCGCTCCTTTCTGATTTCAAATGCCCTGTTCTGGATTGATAAATACCATATTGATGGACTGCGGGTTGACGCAGTAGCCTCCATGCTCTATCTGGATTACTCCCGCGAAGAGGGTCAGTGGATCCCCAATGAACACGGTGGGAGGGAAAACCTGGCCGCCATCAGCTTTCTCCAGAAAACCAACGAGGTTGTGCATGGTATATATCCTGGAGTACTCACCGTTGCTGAGGAATCCACCTCCTGGCCAATGGTCTCCCGACCAACCTGGCTGGGGGGCTTAGGCTTCAGCTTGAAATGGAACATGGGCTGGATGCACGACACCCTGAGTTACATGGCCCATGATTCTATTCACCGCCGTTTTCATCATAACGAGATGACCTTTGGTATGCTCTACGCCTTTCAGGAAAACTTCACTTTGCCCATTTCTCATGATGAGGTAGTTCATGGGAAAGGTTCTCTGATCAATAAGATGTCCGGTGATGAATGGCAAAAATTTGCTAGCCTCCGCACCTACCTTGGCTTTATGTGGAGTTATTCCGGAAAAAAACTCCTTTTCATGGGCTGCGAATTCGGGCAATGGCAGGAGTGGAATAACGAAAAAGGTCTGGAATGGAATGCCCTGACAGCAAATACCCATCAGGGGGTACAGCGCTATGTTGCTGACCTGAATAAGGTGTACAGAAGTGAGCCTGCTCTCTATGAAAATGATTATGAATGGTCCGGTTTTTCCTGGATTAATGCCAATGACTCAGACAATTCAGTTTTTTCATTTATACGTAAAGCAAAAAAAACTGATGACTTTCTTGTTGTAATCTGTAATTTTACACCGGTAATTCGTGAAGAATATCGCATCGGCGTCCCAAAAGGAGGACAATACCGAGAAATCATCAACAGCGACCTGGCAGTATATCAGGGTAGCGGTGTGTGCAATAATGAACTACGCACGATCTCCGAGCAATCCTATGGTATGGATCACTCTCTTATGCTTACCTTGCCGCCTCTGGCAACCCTGATTTTAAAACCAGAATAA